One Spinacia oleracea cultivar Varoflay chromosome 4, BTI_SOV_V1, whole genome shotgun sequence DNA segment encodes these proteins:
- the LOC110789215 gene encoding ethylene-responsive transcription factor WRI1 isoform X2, translating into MKKRSHSQLQLQSQSQPQTTPRRRRLPPPPLSAIANAADSFVVSPSSPSSSSSSSSCVVDYNQQINVEEEDEEEEKPKPKRTRRKRAPIHPKTEKCANAPTTRRSSIYRGVTRHRWTGRFEAHLWDKSSWNSIQNKKGRQGAYDSEVDAARTYDLAALKYWGPETTLNFPIEKYTKEVEEMQNATKEEYLASLRRRSSGFSRGVSKYRGVARHHHNGRWEARIGRVFGNKYLYLGTFSSQEEAAAAYDLAAIEYRGPNAVTNFDISNYIGRVKNVLPKVESEEASTEQTVKQEIKQQKEEEQQQDEAPIKQRNLADVLQQDQDEDEQMGIPPQLEQHPAMLGMDDKENPWNFCLDTGGYDPLLVPDVPFDQDAGLLDLFNQTSFEENIDMMFEGEGNLINIDDTFFDGTDDIGCQTSEDLDKKMDILPKTEDNSLSFSSSPSSITSLVLCQS; encoded by the exons ATGAAGAAGAGGTCACATTCACAATTACAATTACAGTCACAATCACAACCTCAGACGACACCGCGTCGGCGTcgtcttcctcctcctcctctttcTGCAATTGCTAATGCTGCTGACTCATTTGTTGTGTCGCCTTCATCCCCGTCCTCGTCATCGTCTTCATCTTCCTGTGTTGTTGATTATAATCAGCAAATTAATGTTGAAGAAGAGGATGAGGAAGAGGAGAAGCCCAAGCCCAAACGAACTCGAAGAAAAAGAGCACCGATTCATCCCAAAACTGAGAAATGTGCCAATGCTCCTACCACTCGCCGTAGCTCCATTTACAGAGGTGTCACTAG ACATAGATGGACTGGAAGATTTGAAGCTCATTTATGGGATAAAAGTTCTTGGAATAGCattcaaaacaaaaaaggaaGGCAAg GAGCATATGATAGTGAAGTAGATGCAGCTAGGACGTACGATTTAGCGGCACTTAAGTACTGGGGACCAGAGACGACATTAAATTTTCCT ATAGAAAAGTATACGAAAGAGGTTGAGGAAATGCAAAATGCGACAAAGGAGGAGTACTTGGCATCATTGAGACGTAGAAGTAGTGGATTTTCGAGGGGTGTCTCGAAATATCGTGGTGTGGCTAG GCATCATCATAATGGGCGATGGGAGGCACGAATCGGGCGCGTTTTTGGGAACAAGTACCTCTACTTGGGCACTTTCA GTTCACAAgaagaagcagcagcagcataTGATCTGGCTGCAATAGAGTACAGAGGGCCAAATGCAGTGACTAACTTTGACATTAGCAACTACATTGGGCGTGTGAAGAATGTTTTGCCCAAGGTTGAATCAGAGGAAGCAAGTACCGAGCAAACAGTGAAACAAGAAATTAAACAACAGAAAGAGGAAGAGCAGCAACAAGATGAAGCACCAATAAAACAGCGAAATTTGGCAGATGTATTACAGCAGGATCAAGATGAAGATGAACAAATGGGTATCCCACCTCAGCTTGAACAACACCCGGCTATGCTAGGGATGGATGACAAAGAAAACCCGTGGAACTTTTGCTTGGATACGGGGGGTTATGACCCCCTTTTGGTCCCGGATGTCCCTTTTGATCAAGATGCTGGTTTGCTTGATTTATTCAATCAGACAAGCTTTGAAGAGAATATTGATATGATGTTTGAAGGGGAAGGAAACCTCATTAATATAGATGACACCTTCTTCGATGGCACAGACGACATAGGTTGTCAAACTTCCGAGGATTTGGACAAGAAGATGGACATTCTGCCTAAGACAGAGGATAATTCACTGTCCTTTTCATCATCCCCTTCTTCCATAACTAGCTTAGTCTTATGTCAATCATAA
- the LOC110789215 gene encoding ethylene-responsive transcription factor WRI1 isoform X1: MKKRSHSQLQLQSQSQPQTTPRRRRLPPPPLSAIANAADSFVVSPSSPSSSSSSSSCVVDYNQQINVEEEDEEEEKPKPKRTRRKRAPIHPKTEKCANAPTTRRSSIYRGVTRHRWTGRFEAHLWDKSSWNSIQNKKGRQVYLGAYDSEVDAARTYDLAALKYWGPETTLNFPIEKYTKEVEEMQNATKEEYLASLRRRSSGFSRGVSKYRGVARHHHNGRWEARIGRVFGNKYLYLGTFSSQEEAAAAYDLAAIEYRGPNAVTNFDISNYIGRVKNVLPKVESEEASTEQTVKQEIKQQKEEEQQQDEAPIKQRNLADVLQQDQDEDEQMGIPPQLEQHPAMLGMDDKENPWNFCLDTGGYDPLLVPDVPFDQDAGLLDLFNQTSFEENIDMMFEGEGNLINIDDTFFDGTDDIGCQTSEDLDKKMDILPKTEDNSLSFSSSPSSITSLVLCQS; encoded by the exons ATGAAGAAGAGGTCACATTCACAATTACAATTACAGTCACAATCACAACCTCAGACGACACCGCGTCGGCGTcgtcttcctcctcctcctctttcTGCAATTGCTAATGCTGCTGACTCATTTGTTGTGTCGCCTTCATCCCCGTCCTCGTCATCGTCTTCATCTTCCTGTGTTGTTGATTATAATCAGCAAATTAATGTTGAAGAAGAGGATGAGGAAGAGGAGAAGCCCAAGCCCAAACGAACTCGAAGAAAAAGAGCACCGATTCATCCCAAAACTGAGAAATGTGCCAATGCTCCTACCACTCGCCGTAGCTCCATTTACAGAGGTGTCACTAG ACATAGATGGACTGGAAGATTTGAAGCTCATTTATGGGATAAAAGTTCTTGGAATAGCattcaaaacaaaaaaggaaGGCAAg TTTATTTGG GAGCATATGATAGTGAAGTAGATGCAGCTAGGACGTACGATTTAGCGGCACTTAAGTACTGGGGACCAGAGACGACATTAAATTTTCCT ATAGAAAAGTATACGAAAGAGGTTGAGGAAATGCAAAATGCGACAAAGGAGGAGTACTTGGCATCATTGAGACGTAGAAGTAGTGGATTTTCGAGGGGTGTCTCGAAATATCGTGGTGTGGCTAG GCATCATCATAATGGGCGATGGGAGGCACGAATCGGGCGCGTTTTTGGGAACAAGTACCTCTACTTGGGCACTTTCA GTTCACAAgaagaagcagcagcagcataTGATCTGGCTGCAATAGAGTACAGAGGGCCAAATGCAGTGACTAACTTTGACATTAGCAACTACATTGGGCGTGTGAAGAATGTTTTGCCCAAGGTTGAATCAGAGGAAGCAAGTACCGAGCAAACAGTGAAACAAGAAATTAAACAACAGAAAGAGGAAGAGCAGCAACAAGATGAAGCACCAATAAAACAGCGAAATTTGGCAGATGTATTACAGCAGGATCAAGATGAAGATGAACAAATGGGTATCCCACCTCAGCTTGAACAACACCCGGCTATGCTAGGGATGGATGACAAAGAAAACCCGTGGAACTTTTGCTTGGATACGGGGGGTTATGACCCCCTTTTGGTCCCGGATGTCCCTTTTGATCAAGATGCTGGTTTGCTTGATTTATTCAATCAGACAAGCTTTGAAGAGAATATTGATATGATGTTTGAAGGGGAAGGAAACCTCATTAATATAGATGACACCTTCTTCGATGGCACAGACGACATAGGTTGTCAAACTTCCGAGGATTTGGACAAGAAGATGGACATTCTGCCTAAGACAGAGGATAATTCACTGTCCTTTTCATCATCCCCTTCTTCCATAACTAGCTTAGTCTTATGTCAATCATAA